The DNA window CCTCGGCCTCGTCCGGCGGGCGCGGGGGTACCACGTCGGAAGCGTGGCCGAGCCTTCCGAGGTCTGGCTCAAGGCGTTTGAGGGAGTCAGCCACGACGACCTCCCGGTGGTCGGCTTGCTCGAGGCCTTCGGCCAGTCGCGCGACATGCAGGCGGCTCTGCTGAGCGCGGCGGCCCAACCTGTGACCTCCGAACGCCTGCTGTGGATGCTGGAACGCCTGCACGAGCAGGTCCGCACCAAGGGTAAGGACGTTCAGCCTGCCGTGGAGCGGGTCTACCCCAGCCTGCTGGCTGACTTGCGCCTCCAGCACGTCCCCGCCAAGGCGCTCAGCCGCCTGCACTTCCTGAATGAGGCCGGGCAGTGGTGCAAGGCCGAGGACCTCGTGGCGTTTGGGCCACAGTTCGATCCGAAGGCTGTCCTGAATACACTGCAAGCGGAAGCGCTTTACGGCGGAGAGAAAAAAGCCGAGCACGACCTCCCTGTGCGGGGCCATGCCGAGGGGGACGTGTCGGTGGACCTCCGCCTGAAAAACGGGGCGCAGGACCTGCGACGTCACCTGGGCGAGTGGGAGCAGACCTCCGTGCCGCGCGAGCAGCTCGGGGCCTTTCTTGGCCTGCTGGACGGCAATCCGGTCCTCCACCACGCGGCGCAGCCCTACCTCGTGACGTTCGACCTGGGCGTGTTGCGGGAGAACGCGTTCCGGGACGTGCCCTCGGCGGCCCTGCCCCGCGATTTCAAGTCGTACCAGGCCATGCACGACCAGATTCGCCTGCTCGTGACCCTCCACAAGGGGCAGACGACGCGGGTGCTCAACCTCCTCGGAGAGCCGCTCGAGGTGGCCTTCCAGGACGACCAGAAGATCACCAGCCTCTTCACTCCCGCTGCCGGACAGCGCCCCTTTCGGCACGGAGCCCACTTCGTCTATCCGGTCGAGTTCAAGGTCATCAACCTCCGCGCCCCCGACATCGACTACCCGGCCCTCCTCTTCCAGTCCCTACACTGGGTGCTGAACCATTACCTCAAGGTGACGCCGCCCCACCTGCGCGAGGAGTTCGACAAGGTCGTCAACAGCAACCAGGCCACGGTGGCCGCGACTCAGAACCGCCTGATCAAGGTGGCTTCGCAGACCTGGGGGCGCCAGCTTGGGGTCGCGCGTGGCAGCGCCATCCGTGACCTTCTCCAACAAATCGAGACCGCCGACCGCAGCGCCGAACAGGCCCGCGATCAGGGGGCCAAGCAGGTGCAGGCGCAGGCCGAGGCCCGCATCCGGCAACTTCAGAGCCAGCTCAAGCAGCTTGTCGAGGAGGACCGGGCGACGCAGCAGGCGCTGCTCCAGGGAGTCAGGGGCAAGATCACCGACATGCAGTACACGCCGGGCAGCGTGCCGTTCGAGCTGCTTCAGAACGCGGACGACGCCCTCAGCGAGTGGGAGGAGATGACCGGGCGCGCCGATGACGTGCGCCGCACCTTCCACGCAGATCTGGGCCAGGACGCCCTGCGCTTTATCCACCACGGCCGCCCGGTCAACTTCTTCTCCTACGGGGAATTCGACGGTCGTGGGCGTGGCTTCGACGGTGACCTCGAGAAGATGCTCACCCTGATGTCCTCGGACAAGGGGGCGGGCGTCACCGGGAAATTCGGGCTGGGCTTCAAGAGTGTATTCCTGCTCAGCGACCGGCCCACCGTGAAAAGCGGCCGGCTGGCCTTCACCGTCAAGGGCGGCGTGTACCCCGTGACCCCCGACGAGCAGCACGTGCAGAAGATGCGGCGCTACCTCGAACGGGTGGTGCCCGCCGAATTGCAAGACGCCACCCTGGTCGAGCTCCCCCTGGTCGACCAAGAGGTCGCGGCAGCCACCTTCGAGCACTTCTCGAAACTCGCTCCATTTGCTCTGGCGTTCACCCGCGCCCTGCGGCGATTGCAGTTGCGAGACGCGAAGGGAACGCGGCACCACGAGTGGAAGGAGCAGATCGTCGCGCCCGGCGTAGCAGTAATGACCCTCCAGGGCGCGGGAGAGAACTGGCGGGGGTTGGCCCTGCATTCTCCCGACTTCAAGCTTCTCCTCCCGTTGGGACCGCTGGGGCTCGGCAAGTTGGACAGCGAGGTTCCCAACCTGTGGGTCACCGCACCTACCGCCGAACGGCTGGGGCTGCCCTTCTTGCTGCATGCTTCCTTTCCGCTGGACACGGGACGCGCCCAGCTGGCCCGCAACGAGGCTGGCCTCTCCGAACTCGTCGAGCGGCTTCGCCCCGGACTCCAAGCCGCCCTGGAAACCCTCCTCGACCTCGAGACGAAGGGTGGCCTGAACGAGCGGCTCGGCTGGCCTGCAAAGGCCAAAATCGACTTGCCTGCACTTCTCTGGCAGGCGCTCGCGCTTCCCCTGAGCCGGGAGGACAGCAACCCGGCCTTCGGACTTCTGCGCGACCTGCTCTGGGGCGAGCAGGGGGCTTACGGGGCCCTGACCCTCCGGCGGGCCCTAATACCCAACGGCCTTCCCGAGGGTCATGCAGCGACCGTCAAGGCCGGGCAGGCTGGGACACGGACGCTCGACTTCCCTCCGGCGCTGCTCGCGCAGTTGGGCAAGCAGGCGGAATTTCGCAGGGCCTACCCGGCCCAGGGGCTGCTGAGCCCGGACACGGCGCGGGTCTTGCAGCGGCTGGGGCTTCCGGTTCCGCAGGCCGAACTGACCCTGCCGGAGGTGCTCAAGACGCTGCTGCCCGACCGGCGGGTGGGCCCCGAGCAGGCCTCCTGGCTCGCGCCGGTGCTCAGCGAGGACGTCGTCGAGGAGCTTCGGGAGGACGAGGCCGTCTCCGACTGGCTGGATGCCCTGACCTTCCGGACACGGGCCGGGGGGTATGCCCGCCCCGTGGAGCTGTTGATGGCCGCCAAGGACGGGGACGAGGCGGAACGCTTCCCCTTCGCGCCTGCCAACGCCCAACTGGCGGACGCCTACGACGCCGCGGGGATCGTTCTCTTCCGCCGTCTGCGCGGGGAAGCCCACCAGCACCAGACGGTGGGCTGGCTGCTCGCCGCCAAGGCCAGGGCGCGACTCGCTGCCCTGAAGTACATCGCCAACCAGGTGCCGAGCGGTGCTGTCCTGACCGCGCTGCGCCTGAGACTGACTGGAAGCTGGCTCGAACACACGCAGCTGGTCGGGCTGCCCGAGTGGGCCCAGCTCGACGAGGCGCAGCAGCGGGATGTGCTCAACGCCCTGCGCCAGACCAAGGAGGTGTTCGCCGCCCTGCCCCCACCGCCGCCGACCCAGGCCACCGACGAGGACGAGGAGAGTGAGCAGGCGCTGCGCCTCCCCCCCGATTTCCTCCACCGCCTGGTGGCCTGGTGGCGGCAGGAGGGCACCGCCGAGACGCAGCGGTACAACGAGCGCCTCTATCCCAGCGGCGTCCCCTTCGTGACCGGGCCAGACTACGACAGTAACTGCCCCGGGCGCCGCCGGGCGTGGCTCTCGCTGCTGATGCTGGGCAGCCTTCAGAGCATGGGACGCACGCTGCCCGAGGCCCACCGCAACTTCCTGGCCCTGTGCGCCGAGAAGGGGTGGCTGGACGCCTTCAGTGCCCCGGACGCACCTGACGAGCGCTGGATGGACTCGCTGCGCACCTACCTCACCGGGGACGCGGAGGTGCTCAAGTACTACCAGTGGATGCGCGGCTTCGTGGGGTTTTACCAGCTTGGGCACTGGCTCGACACGTACGTGGAGGTGCTGCTCCAGCTGGAGTATGCCCAGCCGCGGTCGCTGCGGCTGCTGCTGGCCCCCAATGTGAATCCCGACTTGCAGGGCAGCGGCATCGACGCCCCACCCCTCACGCGCACGCTGGGAATGGGGGCGCCGTTTGTCGTCCGTGAACTGCTGCGGGGCGGCGCCCTCCGCAACCCCAAGCTGGCCCCCCTGGCGTACGTCCCCACCCGCCGGGTGCGCCTGCTGATGTCCGAGTTGATGCGCCGCCCGCTTCCCCAGGATGATGTGGAGGCGGCCTCGCGCTGCATCCACACCCATCTGGCGCAGACGCTGGGTGAAGCTCAGGCCACCTTCGGGGGTCAGTACGACCTGCCGCTGCACATCCTCCTTGGCAGCGGCCGGGACGACACCACGGCCCTGGCCCTGCAACAGCGGGTTTTGGGCCGTGCGCTGTTCGGAGGTTCCGAATGACCTTGAGGAAGGGCGACCAGGTCTCTCACGGCGATTACGGCGTGGGCACCGTGGTGATGGTCGACGACCCCACGGCGGTCGTGCGGTTCGACAATGGCCTTCAGGAGGTGCTGCTCACCGAGCTTCGGAGCCGGATCACAGCCCTTCAGGCCCTGCGGGCCGGGCGACTCTCCTCCCCGGTGGAGGCGCAGCTCCGGGTGCAGGCGGAGCTGATCACCAGCCTGAACGAGGCCTGGGGCGTCTTCTCCCGGTCGAGAATCGCCCTGCTCCCGCACCAGCTCTGGGTCTGCCACCGGGTGCTGAACACCTGGCCTCCGCGCTGGCTCATCGCGGACGACGTCGGCCTCGGCAAGACCGTTGAGGCGGGCCTGATCCTGTGGCCGCTCCTGAGCCGCCGTCAGGTGACCCGGCTGCTGATTCTCGCGCCCGCCTCGCTGACGGGGCAGTGGCAGGACCGCATGAAGCGGATGTTCGACATTCGCCTCACGGTGTACAGCCCGGAGCAGGACCAGCCCACCGCCAAGGCTGGGGCGACCTACTGGGACATCCACCAGCAGGTCATCGCCTCCATGCAGACCCTGCGGGATGACCGCAAAGGGCGGCACGACCGCCTGCTGGAGGCCGAACCCTGGGACCTCGTGATTGTGGACGAGGCGCACCACCTCAACGTGGATGAGGCGACCGGCGCGACCCTGAGCTACCAGCTCCTCGAAAAGCTTCAGGAGCACGGCAAGATCGGGGGGCTGCTGCTGTTCACGGCGACGCCGCACCGGGGCAAGGACCACGGCTTCGCGGCCCTGCTCGAGTTGCTGCGCCCCGACCTCTTCAGCACAGAGGTCGACCTCAGCGCTCAACTCACGAAGTTTCCGCAGGCCGTGATCCGCAACAACAAGCAGACGGTCACCGACTTGCAGGGGCGGCGGCTGT is part of the Deinococcus sp. HSC-46F16 genome and encodes:
- a CDS encoding sacsin N-terminal ATP-binding-like domain-containing protein, with the protein product MAGIEQSSATVLKFLRNLFNDQTDELLIIKELLQNADDSGATRVVIGCSDGLPQAAHPLLRGPALFSVNDGPFRPEDARAIITLGLSTKGGDASTVGKFGLGLKSAFYLAEALFFMDSRLDPEEVWRKPHFDVLSPWVGGDEPYRPDWVKFTPDDRRLILEHLGSLGLPDGFIVWIPLRRETDCLKAGEERPAIVVRHYPGDKPFAIPDRIQGEIGRMLPMMGHVCEIGLKASPGPAAPVRLFKRVGTGRTTRLGEGTSFTKSFGGGIQDLPGPTTSLYVGAEVLSPNRDLLDLSGGKYWPTTEVATAYGEEFRKDPSVPHGAVVWQRTPSNSPQLQATWSVFLPVEDALGQTVPLPGPDSYALTLHGYFFLRPDRKSIYGLHRQAAVNTESEEWVREQWNGRLAETAVLPHVLKGLADITSTADEAVLGALTQALVDSRLGQGYRHSLTAHHQWARVVRDGHFQWSLLPVDAAVLPLAQTPETTAHAAALETLTAPLLLRDVGSPAFLREERRVWPTSLLDALLERYNLQSVLLDPERTRLLLALGPYLPVAEHRRSLVQRFRTALLEVGFAALGKQREEVASLLSRYLGSQVLSLPAEGMSKELTDRLMGLDINVILVPDGFASRQQVGSLDANQANALLDMIQEVDDIAPLLRFVKRHLHTALDFEQLVLDRPLLPTNQGSQGVGRWLSLREALTLAQESRIFRQQREESVLLTHLRDVLGETSLHFVPGSVLTALEVDQAVIPRLSIKAVLDTLRGARSLGEDTHRLKLLHRILTDAPSVSDALENRGVLRLLLHGRPEHATDVDQTLLVTSDPKGLWGKIARLAGEHSPLDWTVVQPKVDFLSPKDMKRLGVVEADVQTVVPLLHAAAANFPGHQLTAAEREELILQLTDDALLQRLPIFTTVDRQLTAIGQGVYLEGGLQADTLVGRMTLLRKPEQKALHARLAKLAPPLSHRSVWDFVLNDPEPWHHWPVLSEALRQMGTAQPQRAGELPWWPLQAGGGVAPKDVLLFAHQESREEIRRLRDAGDIKVPVQEDLSADFNRQFFPGLLRLTAPEDKQRETLLGLVRRARGYHVGSVAEPSEVWLKAFEGVSHDDLPVVGLLEAFGQSRDMQAALLSAAAQPVTSERLLWMLERLHEQVRTKGKDVQPAVERVYPSLLADLRLQHVPAKALSRLHFLNEAGQWCKAEDLVAFGPQFDPKAVLNTLQAEALYGGEKKAEHDLPVRGHAEGDVSVDLRLKNGAQDLRRHLGEWEQTSVPREQLGAFLGLLDGNPVLHHAAQPYLVTFDLGVLRENAFRDVPSAALPRDFKSYQAMHDQIRLLVTLHKGQTTRVLNLLGEPLEVAFQDDQKITSLFTPAAGQRPFRHGAHFVYPVEFKVINLRAPDIDYPALLFQSLHWVLNHYLKVTPPHLREEFDKVVNSNQATVAATQNRLIKVASQTWGRQLGVARGSAIRDLLQQIETADRSAEQARDQGAKQVQAQAEARIRQLQSQLKQLVEEDRATQQALLQGVRGKITDMQYTPGSVPFELLQNADDALSEWEEMTGRADDVRRTFHADLGQDALRFIHHGRPVNFFSYGEFDGRGRGFDGDLEKMLTLMSSDKGAGVTGKFGLGFKSVFLLSDRPTVKSGRLAFTVKGGVYPVTPDEQHVQKMRRYLERVVPAELQDATLVELPLVDQEVAAATFEHFSKLAPFALAFTRALRRLQLRDAKGTRHHEWKEQIVAPGVAVMTLQGAGENWRGLALHSPDFKLLLPLGPLGLGKLDSEVPNLWVTAPTAERLGLPFLLHASFPLDTGRAQLARNEAGLSELVERLRPGLQAALETLLDLETKGGLNERLGWPAKAKIDLPALLWQALALPLSREDSNPAFGLLRDLLWGEQGAYGALTLRRALIPNGLPEGHAATVKAGQAGTRTLDFPPALLAQLGKQAEFRRAYPAQGLLSPDTARVLQRLGLPVPQAELTLPEVLKTLLPDRRVGPEQASWLAPVLSEDVVEELREDEAVSDWLDALTFRTRAGGYARPVELLMAAKDGDEAERFPFAPANAQLADAYDAAGIVLFRRLRGEAHQHQTVGWLLAAKARARLAALKYIANQVPSGAVLTALRLRLTGSWLEHTQLVGLPEWAQLDEAQQRDVLNALRQTKEVFAALPPPPPTQATDEDEESEQALRLPPDFLHRLVAWWRQEGTAETQRYNERLYPSGVPFVTGPDYDSNCPGRRRAWLSLLMLGSLQSMGRTLPEAHRNFLALCAEKGWLDAFSAPDAPDERWMDSLRTYLTGDAEVLKYYQWMRGFVGFYQLGHWLDTYVEVLLQLEYAQPRSLRLLLAPNVNPDLQGSGIDAPPLTRTLGMGAPFVVRELLRGGALRNPKLAPLAYVPTRRVRLLMSELMRRPLPQDDVEAASRCIHTHLAQTLGEAQATFGGQYDLPLHILLGSGRDDTTALALQQRVLGRALFGGSE